The nucleotide window GACTCTCGATTCTGTGGCAAGCGGAACAACCCAAGAAACCAGCATCGCATTGAACCTGCCGGCCAGCAATTCCAAGGAGTACTACTTGCTCCAGATCTACGCACGCAAGGATGGCAGACGAATCGGAATGTTGATGACGCACGGCGCAAACGGCTACGGCTGGGATTACCGCTTCAGAATCCAGTAGCACGGGCCTCTGGCCTGCGCCGGCGGGACGCCCGCGCTACTTTGATTACTTCAGATTCGAAGCCAAATACAAATCAGTGAGCTGGCGGCGATAGCTGTAGCAGTAAGTCTTGCCGTCGGGAGTCATGTAAATCGGTCCAATTCCAGCAATACCGGCAGGATCTGCAGGGCTCAACTCTTTCCATAAACTGGTTTCGCCAGTTGCCAGATCATACTTCAGGATGCGGGCAGGAATTTCAACAAGACGGACAATATACAAAAAGGATCCATCTTGAGACCATTGAACAGGAATATAACCTGATGCATTCAAAATTTTAGGGGGGCCACCACTGATTGAATAAATCCGAAGCGATGCGACAGTTGTGGTGGCAGCGACTAACATACCATCGGGCGACACCACAAATGGAAAAACCGTTTCCTCATCCGCTATTTTCCGGACCGTGCCATCAGAAATTTTCAGAAAATATAAACCGGCATCGCTTTTGCTTCTTCGGCCTGCAAAAATAATCTCATCGTTGGAGTTGGAAAAAGAGGCCCAGTCGTATAATTCCGCATGTTTTGGCAATTCATTGATCTTCCCAGGGCCGGTCGGGACAACGAATAGTTTTGTGCTCTCAAAATTCGAAGCCAGCACATGTTTCCCATCCGGTGAAAATGAAATGCCCCAACCGGAACCGAGCCTTACGGCCGGAGAGCCATCGATGTTCCGCAAATAAATAGAATAATTCTCACCTGCTCCTTCTCCTTGTTCGGTGATCAAAACCTGTTTTCCATCATTCGACAAATCCGCTGCAAAAGTCCATTCGAACCAGGATAAGTCGATTTCGTGCAACGCTCCCTCGGTGTACGCCGCAAGCCCTCGTCTGGGATCGAACAAACTCAATAAAACATCTCCTTTGTTCGAAATGTCGTACAAATAAACATGTCCCGGGAATGATGTTATTTGGTGCACTTTCCCTTTTAGATTGACCGCATAGAGCTGATAGCGCTTTGTGTCTCCCTGAGCTGAAAACCAGATTTCCTTCCCATCGGGTGACCAGGACAATCCATTGATGCCGGTCATCTCATCTGTGAGCTTTGTAATTTTGCCCAAAGAATCGCAAACCGAAACATAACCTGCATTATCTCCGCGCCGCGCGTGATGCGTGAAAGCGAATCGATCGCCATTCGGAGAAATCCGGACCCGGCTGATCCACCCGGTTGTTTCATACAGCAGTTTCCCGATCGGATATTCGATTTTTCTGTGGTGCGTAACTGCCGCGATTTCATTCGTTTTCGGATGCCAGTCCGCGTCCGACACATTCTCCAAAATTTCCCGTGGCGCGCCACCTGTCAGCGGCATTCGCGCCAAAGTACCCTCAGACATGTAACCCAAGCTGAAACGGCGTCTCAATAGAATCAGCATCTCGCCGGATTGTGAAATCGAAAGCACATCGGCGTCTTTTACTTCCAGCGATCGCGAATCCACACTGTCTGTGCGGGTTTGATATATCTCCGATGCTTTTCCTTCCCAGGCCGCGCCATAAAGTATCGTTTGACCATCCGGCGCAAAATAGGCGTTGAACACTTCTCCTCTTCGGAACGCCAACCGCTTGAACGAAGGTGTTGCCGGCGCTTCTGGTTTTGAAATAAAATTCGCTCCCCATAAACCGAGTAACACGAGCGGAAGCGCCAGTAATGTCAGAATGAGAGTGCGTGATTTTCTGGAAGGGACCGGCAAGCCGGCGGGAACAGTGGTTGTTGAAAAACTCGAAACTGTTTCCAGCGCAAATGCGAGATCGGAGGCTGACTGAAATCTTTCCTCCCGATTTTTTTCCAGACAATGTTTCACAATGCGTTCGACTGCCGGTGGTGTTGTATTTCCGGAAGACGTATCGTCCTGGGGGTCTTGTTTCAAAATTGCATTCATGGTTTCGACAGCAGAATCTCCGCGAAATGCCCCCCGGCCTGAAAGCATTTCGTAGAGGATTGCACCAAACGTGAAAATGTCAGAGCGATGGTCTATCGGTGCTCCGCGAACTTGTTCGGGTGACATGTACCCTACGGTTCCCAAGACAACACCCACATCCGTTCCTGCTTTTGTGGACAGGTTGCTCTGGCCTGGTTGAGCCTCTTGAGTGGGAAGGAGCTTTGCGAGCCCAAAATCCAAAATCTT belongs to bacterium and includes:
- a CDS encoding WD40 repeat domain-containing serine/threonine protein kinase — its product is MAIGAGTRLGPYEIVSPLGAGGMGEVYRAKDTRLGRDVAIKILPAHFSQDADRLRRFEQEARAAGMLSHPNILDIHDVGSYEGVPYVVSELLEGETLRLRLHAGLIPYRKSIDYALQMARGLAEAHDKGIVHRDLKPENIFITKDGRVKILDFGLAKLLPTQEAQPGQSNLSTKAGTDVGVVLGTVGYMSPEQVRGAPIDHRSDIFTFGAILYEMLSGRGAFRGDSAVETMNAILKQDPQDDTSSGNTTPPAVERIVKHCLEKNREERFQSASDLAFALETVSSFSTTTVPAGLPVPSRKSRTLILTLLALPLVLLGLWGANFISKPEAPATPSFKRLAFRRGEVFNAYFAPDGQTILYGAAWEGKASEIYQTRTDSVDSRSLEVKDADVLSISQSGEMLILLRRRFSLGYMSEGTLARMPLTGGAPREILENVSDADWHPKTNEIAAVTHHRKIEYPIGKLLYETTGWISRVRISPNGDRFAFTHHARRGDNAGYVSVCDSLGKITKLTDEMTGINGLSWSPDGKEIWFSAQGDTKRYQLYAVNLKGKVHQITSFPGHVYLYDISNKGDVLLSLFDPRRGLAAYTEGALHEIDLSWFEWTFAADLSNDGKQVLITEQGEGAGENYSIYLRNIDGSPAVRLGSGWGISFSPDGKHVLASNFESTKLFVVPTGPGKINELPKHAELYDWASFSNSNDEIIFAGRRSKSDAGLYFLKISDGTVRKIADEETVFPFVVSPDGMLVAATTTVASLRIYSISGGPPKILNASGYIPVQWSQDGSFLYIVRLVEIPARILKYDLATGETSLWKELSPADPAGIAGIGPIYMTPDGKTYCYSYRRQLTDLYLASNLK